The Styela clava chromosome 3, kaStyClav1.hap1.2, whole genome shotgun sequence genome includes the window AGTTTCacttattaaaaaattgtttgtcGTATAATTGAGGTCGAACAAAGAAAAAGTGATAATTTCACCACATGACTAAACAATCCGTGATGTTTGGTATTGTTTTACCCCAGGTTCCTGCTTCGTTGTTTACGCAATGTATTTTCTGATCGTGTTGCGGTTGCGTACAATCATCAAATGAAGTTAATTATTCGTATCCGAAACATGAGCAAATAAATTCTCACGAAAACTGGTGGACATTGCAATAGTGAGGTTTACCAGGTCGGTTGAAGGTGAATTGTTTATATTATCTTGGCTTGAGGAATATCTGACGACAAGTACAAACGAGAAAACGCTAATAATATTTATGGAGTAATGCTAACAAAATAGAGCGAAGTCAGAAACGTGCGACTCAAAGTATTAAAATACACTATAAATGTGTCTTAAATAATGATTTTAATCGTTATATATAGATAGAACATAATCAAAATCGTTGCACTTGGCCAAATACAGCTTTGCGCAATTTTCAGATGAGTTTGCGTGCAAATGCTAACCCGCTTATAGATTTTTTATCATCCAGAACTCGAATCGACGGATAATAATTAGAAGAGTTTGCACACTTAGCGTAGAGTAATTTTTACGCAGAATACACAATACACCCCATTGATCAGAATTAGTATTTACGAGAACGAAAGAGTTGAaatttattagatttttttataaaatatttgtaaaccCCAACTatatcgaatttttttttgctgcgaaaaaaatattgatcaattttactaatttttaaaGTTTGAGGTTCAACAACTTAACCAATAATTGAgtgtttttgtaaaaaaaaaaactcatgcAAAATGACCTTTATAAGCAAAAATTATATTATCTTCCAGCGAAAGTTTCGGGATAGTTCGACGTGCTTCTGCTGTTATTGCACCAAGATGATTCAATTAAAATACGTCGGCATCTTATTGGTAACAATATTAGTTCTCGCAAGATCAGAAGGCGATAGAATTCGAAGATCCTATGCACCGAATTGGAACATGTGGCGCGGAATTATCAACCAACCTTACATGTACCCATTGAACTACCAGTATGCCTACCCAATAATACAACGTGTGCACCCTACAATTTCTACGAAAAGGGTAACAACGGAGCAGATCACGAGTCAGCCAACGACACCCACCATAGCCAATACCATAAGCACTACTACAACAATAGAACCTACTACAACAGCAGAACCTACCACAACGAATACAACGACAACTGTTACAAATGACTCCCAGAATGAATTTGAACGCAGTTTTACTTTAACGCCAACTGCCAACAACAGTAATATTTTGCAAAAGTGTAAAAACGTTCGATTCAAGTCTCTCAGAGATTCTTGCATAAGAGTAGCACAAAATCCAATTCTTAAAGGTATGGACGACGTAAAGGGATATATAGGAGAAGAAGAAAACAATCAACCGACTCTGCTTATAACGAGAGGATTCTCATTTCTCAAGCCAACGCTTGGGACACAAACAATATGCAATGAACCAGAAACCTGCCCCGATTATACAGTGGACGACAGACCAACTCGGAAAAATCTATTAAGTTTATCGCCGTGGGTCATGTGTCGCGAATATGACCCGAATAGGTAAGAATGGTGGAGTCTGAACTTTTTGTTgtagtatttattttattagcGTTAAAACTATTAAAATACTACTTATTGGTGGATGAATATCATTAATATGATATGAACTGGTAGCGGTTTTTAAATCATGTATCAGTCAAATTATAACagtaacataatataaaaatagcTAGTCGCCGTCAATTGATTCGTGAAATATGTAAGTAATAATGAAATACTGTGGtcaaatttattgaattaattTGTTTGACGTAAAATGTGCACAGAAATCTTTTTGGCCAAACGTGACTTAACGATGAAGCCACAGGGTGCCATGTACATAGTTACCTATAAATATTCTACGCGTGCTCAGTAGTTCCTTGTTTTCCTGGGGGTTCGTTATTTGGTTTCCGTAAAGTGCGTGGATTTCATAAGCTGGACTTGATCTCTTATTACGTACATTGAATGAATAGTTTTCGCTGTGGGGATATTGTAGAATATACTTATCGAAACAATGTAATTATAATGAAATTGTGATTTTTGTTATAGATTCCCGCAATGGATTAACGTGGCAAAATGTCTTTGTGGAGGTTGCATTAACTACCGGACTGGACAAGAAGAAGTCGGTGACGTGGTGTCCCAAGAATTGAGAGTGGACATTAATGTTCTCAAAAAAGACATTTTGACCCGAACATTTGGTCAATGCACACGTAAAACTTGCCGAGAGGAGGTACAAAGTGTAGCGATAGGATGTCATTGCGCATTAGCTGATTTACGTGTAAAGTGAATATTCGACATAAGAAATTAAGAATCAAGTTCTTCCCACTTacgtgatatttttattttattattgatatgtTTTTTGTATTACTTTTcgtaatatttaaattttcctaATGCTAAAATTCTATTGTCCATTGTTTCCATGTATTTATGATCTCTGCTGACTAAAGAATTCAAGCGATATTCGAGTGAGAGTTTAATCTCTAGTGTTTCTATTTGGTGCTataacaaaattgtttttttagaTCAAATTTATCATTAATCACAACTTAAGATACAAAgtgtaaaaaattattattaatattattcgagaCACCTAATTTACCACGCACAATAAACCTTGGTCCCCCACCGTTTATTCGTGACCTAATATGTCCCATTATAAAACAATTAATCCCAGATTGAATTAATGCATTAGATTTGTGTAATCGTGGATTTTCTtcgattttaaataaatttatcattttacGCAGGTGTAACTCAAACGAGTCGAGACAGCCTGGCCTCTGTTTTGCGAATTCCAAAACGGGACATTTGattgattatttcattttactgaAATAGCTTTCGTGACTCGAAGTTACACAATGCTAAAATAAGACAACACAAAAGCATAAAACGATCCACTTAGCAGCATTTACTATTTGATGC containing:
- the LOC120343373 gene encoding uncharacterized protein LOC120343373, which translates into the protein MIQLKYVGILLVTILVLARSEGDRIRRSYAPNWNMWRGIINQPYMYPLNYQYAYPIIQRVHPTISTKRVTTEQITSQPTTPTIANTISTTTTIEPTTTAEPTTTNTTTTVTNDSQNEFERSFTLTPTANNSNILQKCKNVRFKSLRDSCIRVAQNPILKGMDDVKGYIGEEENNQPTLLITRGFSFLKPTLGTQTICNEPETCPDYTVDDRPTRKNLLSLSPWVMCREYDPNRFPQWINVAKCLCGGCINYRTGQEEVGDVVSQELRVDINVLKKDILTRTFGQCTRKTCREEVQSVAIGCHCALADLRVK